In the Centroberyx gerrardi isolate f3 chromosome 9, fCenGer3.hap1.cur.20231027, whole genome shotgun sequence genome, one interval contains:
- the crlf1b gene encoding cytokine receptor-like factor 1b isoform X1, translating into MFSLIFLILLVPHVLFSSTQVAVISPQDPALRIGSSLTATCTVSSDLGLHAATLYWTLNGERLAGGTYGVVSSNVLSVTLHRLNGSQQQSGDNLVCHGGDGHVLAGSCLYVGMPPEKPVNLTCWSRNTKDLSCKWTPGGRGETFIRTKYTLKYKLRWYGREKECEDYTTGQQRYTCYIPRDLALFTPYEIWVEAANQLGAATSDVITLDILDVVTTDPPDNVLVSRVGDLEDQLTVRWASPPALKDFLFQAKYQIRYRLEDSTEWKVVDDVGNQTSCRLAGLRPGTVYFVQVRCNPVGIYGSRKAGIWSDWSHPTAASTPISERLQSGSCDPKSGEQNSTLRRELKQFFGWVRKHAYGCSGMSIKLYDQWRVWLQKSHKTRNQILQDDNS; encoded by the exons AGGTAGCAGTGATCTCCCCCCAGGATCCGGCCCTGCGTATCGGCTCCAGTCTGACGGCCACCTGTACGGTGAGCTCAGACCTGGGCCTGCACGCCGCCACGCTGTACTGGACGCTGAACGGGGAGCGTTTGGCCGGCGGCACCTACGGGGTGGTGAGCTCCAACGTCCTCAGTGTCACCCTTCACCGCCTCAACGGCTCCCAGCAGCAGTCCGGAGACAACCTGGTCTGCCACGGAGGAGACGGACACGTCCTGGCCGGCTCCTGTCTCTATGTGGGCA TGCCTCCAGAGAAGCCGGTGAACTTAACCTGTTGGTCCCGAAACACCAAGGACTTGAGCTGCAAGTGGACCccgggggggcggggtgagACCTTCATCCGAACCAAATACACCCTCAAGTACAAATTGAG GTGGTAtggcagagagaaggagtgtGAAGACTACACCACAGGGCAGCAGCGCTACACCTGCTACATCCCTCGCGACCTCGCCCTCTTCACCCCGTATGAGATCTGGGTGGAGGCGGCCAATCAGCTGGGCGCAGCCACCTCTGATGTCATCACCCTGGACATCCTGGATGTAG TGACCACCGACCCGCCGGACAACGTGCTGGTGAGTCGAGTCGGGGATCTGGAGGACCAGCTGACGGTCCGCTGGGCCAGTCCTCCAGCGCTCAAGGACTTCCTGTTTCAGGCCAAGTATCAGATCCGCTACAGGCTGGAGGACAGCACCGAGTGGAAG GTGGTGGATGACGTTGGTAACCAGACGTCGTGTCGTCTGGCAGGCCTCCGGCCCGGGACCGTCTACTTTGTCCAGGTGAGATGCAACCCAGTGGGCATCTATGGGTCCAGGAAGGCCGGCATCTGGAGTGACTGGAGCCACCCCACCGCCGCCTCCACACCCATCAGCG AGCGGCTGCAGAGTGGCTCATGTGATCCCAAGTCCGGTGAGCAGAACTCCACCCTGCGGCGGGAACTCAAGCAGTTCTTCGGCTGGGTCCGCAAGCACGCGTACGGCTGCAGCGGcatgtcaatcaaactgtaCGACCAGTGGAGGGTGTGGCTGCAGAAATCGCATAAAACGCGCAACCAG ATTCTACAAGACGATAATTCATAG
- the rex1bd gene encoding required for excision 1-B domain-containing protein, producing the protein MVPTDFKALIQRFYALQSERVETYRLFDEGHEAYLRTGPHYDFDHYRQLVHEITQAFCGISKEVLQIKEKLHQDFDRPDLSEHIEKLQSKEKQKLELTAKLQLVRQKAQDHPEDEGCEEKIQEIKQDIIKNKEALSEIMQDFKYDSEECD; encoded by the exons ATG GTACCTACAGACTTTAAAGCCCTGATCCAGCGATTTTATGCCCTTCAGTCAGAGCGGGTCGAGACTTACAGGCTCTTTGATGA GGGACATGAGGCCTACTTGAGGACGGGGCCCCACTACGACTTTGACCACTACAGGCAGCTGGTCCATGAGATAACACAGGCCTTCTGTGGCATCTCCAAGGAAGTGCTACAGATCAAGGAGAAGCTGCACCAAGACTTTGACAGGCCAGACCTGTCTGAGCACATTGAAAAGCTGCAGAGCAAAGAGAAGCAGAAGCTTGAACTG ACAGCCAAGCTGCAGCTGGTCAGGCAGAAGGCCCAGGATCACCCGGAGGACGAAGGCTGTGAAGAAAAGATTCAGGAGATCAAGCAGGA catCATAAAGAACAAAGAGGCTCTGAGTGAGATCATGCAGGACTTTAAGTACGACTCGGAGGAGTGTGATTGA
- the crlf1b gene encoding cytokine receptor-like factor 1b isoform X2 — translation MFSLIFLILLVPHVLFSSTQVAVISPQDPALRIGSSLTATCTVSSDLGLHAATLYWTLNGERLAGGTYGVVSSNVLSVTLHRLNGSQQQSGDNLVCHGGDGHVLAGSCLYVGMPPEKPVNLTCWSRNTKDLSCKWTPGGRGETFIRTKYTLKYKLRWYGREKECEDYTTGQQRYTCYIPRDLALFTPYEIWVEAANQLGAATSDVITLDILDVVTTDPPDNVLVSRVGDLEDQLTVRWASPPALKDFLFQAKYQIRYRLEDSTEWKVVDDVGNQTSCRLAGLRPGTVYFVQVRCNPVGIYGSRKAGIWSDWSHPTAASTPISERLQSGSCDPKSGEQNSTLRRELKQFFGWVRKHAYGCSGMSIKLYDQWRVWLQKSHKTRNQVDSTRR, via the exons AGGTAGCAGTGATCTCCCCCCAGGATCCGGCCCTGCGTATCGGCTCCAGTCTGACGGCCACCTGTACGGTGAGCTCAGACCTGGGCCTGCACGCCGCCACGCTGTACTGGACGCTGAACGGGGAGCGTTTGGCCGGCGGCACCTACGGGGTGGTGAGCTCCAACGTCCTCAGTGTCACCCTTCACCGCCTCAACGGCTCCCAGCAGCAGTCCGGAGACAACCTGGTCTGCCACGGAGGAGACGGACACGTCCTGGCCGGCTCCTGTCTCTATGTGGGCA TGCCTCCAGAGAAGCCGGTGAACTTAACCTGTTGGTCCCGAAACACCAAGGACTTGAGCTGCAAGTGGACCccgggggggcggggtgagACCTTCATCCGAACCAAATACACCCTCAAGTACAAATTGAG GTGGTAtggcagagagaaggagtgtGAAGACTACACCACAGGGCAGCAGCGCTACACCTGCTACATCCCTCGCGACCTCGCCCTCTTCACCCCGTATGAGATCTGGGTGGAGGCGGCCAATCAGCTGGGCGCAGCCACCTCTGATGTCATCACCCTGGACATCCTGGATGTAG TGACCACCGACCCGCCGGACAACGTGCTGGTGAGTCGAGTCGGGGATCTGGAGGACCAGCTGACGGTCCGCTGGGCCAGTCCTCCAGCGCTCAAGGACTTCCTGTTTCAGGCCAAGTATCAGATCCGCTACAGGCTGGAGGACAGCACCGAGTGGAAG GTGGTGGATGACGTTGGTAACCAGACGTCGTGTCGTCTGGCAGGCCTCCGGCCCGGGACCGTCTACTTTGTCCAGGTGAGATGCAACCCAGTGGGCATCTATGGGTCCAGGAAGGCCGGCATCTGGAGTGACTGGAGCCACCCCACCGCCGCCTCCACACCCATCAGCG AGCGGCTGCAGAGTGGCTCATGTGATCCCAAGTCCGGTGAGCAGAACTCCACCCTGCGGCGGGAACTCAAGCAGTTCTTCGGCTGGGTCCGCAAGCACGCGTACGGCTGCAGCGGcatgtcaatcaaactgtaCGACCAGTGGAGGGTGTGGCTGCAGAAATCGCATAAAACGCGCAACCAGGTAG ATTCTACAAGACGATAA
- the fam78bb gene encoding protein FAM78B, whose translation MHGLIVLILVQSKSAVLFPSRPVRLTWLLLTVTFTCTAMGCIQSIACKSRIKRENIVVYDLSATIDHCPTIIEENSPIVLRYKTPYFKASARIVMPPVPRNETWVVGWIQACTQMEFYNTYGDVGMSSWELPELREGLVRAISDSDGVSYPWYGNTTETVTIVGPTSKPSRFIVSMNDNFYPSVTWAVPVSESNTPLLTSIKRDQSFTTWLVALNTTSREKILLHTIKWRMRVDIAVDPSMPLGSRARLIGRVHQDQPRVLTRMEPIPPNAMGRPNANDAQVLMWRPRRGPALVVIPPK comes from the exons ATGCACGGCCTCATAGTGTTGATATTAGTTCAGTCCAAGTCAGCAGTGTTGTTCCCCAGCAGGCCCGTCAGGCTCACTTGGCTGCTCCTGACCGTCACCTTTACCTGCACAGCCATGGGCTGCATTCAGAGCATAGCCTGCAAGTCACGCATCAAACGAGAAAACATTGTGGTGTACGACCTGTCCGCCACCATAGACCACTGCCCGACAATCATTGAGGAGAACTCGCCCATAGTGCTTCGGTACAAGACGCCCTACTTCAAAGCGTCAGCGCGGATCGTGATGCCCCCCGTTCCCCGTAACGAGACATGGGTGGTGGGCTGGATCCAGGCGTGCACCCAGATGGAATTTTACAACACCTATGGAGACGTTGGCAT GTCCAGCTGGGAGCTTCCTGAGCTGCGTGAAGGCCTGGTGAGGGCCATCAGCGACTCGGACGGCGTCAGCTACCCCTGGTACGGAAACACAACTGAGACTGTCACCATCGTAGGCCCCACCTCCAAGCCATCGCGCTTCATCGTCAGCATGAACGACAATTTTTACCCTAGCGTCACCTGGGCTGTGCCGGTCAGCGAATCCAACACACCTTTACTGACTAGCATCAAAAGGGACCAGAGCTTCACCACCTGGCTGGTGGCGCTCAACACCACGTCCCGGGAAAAGATCCTGCTCCACACCATCAAGTGGAGGATGAGGGTGGACATCGCAGTGGATCCGTCCATGCCGCTGGGCTCCAGAGCCAGACTGATAGGCCGGGTTCACCAGGACCAGCCGCGAGTGTTGACTCGCATGGAGCCCATCCCTCCTAACGCCATGGGGAGGCCCAACGCCAACGACGCCCAGGTTCTGATGTGGAGGCCCAGGAGAGGCCCCGCTCTTGTCGTCATACCGCCCAAGTAG
- the slc35a3a gene encoding solute carrier family 35 member A3a — translation MASSRLKYLSLGVLVFQTTSLVLTMRYSRTLQADGPRYLASSAVVVAEVMKILTCVLLVFKEHSYSVRALNSVLRQEIAHKPIETLKLAIPSGIYTLQNNLLYVALSNLDAATYQVTYQLKILTTALFSVSMLGRRLGVYQWLSLLILMTGVALVQWPSESATAPEKEAQSAGSQFVGVTAVLVACCSSGFAGVYFEKILKESKQSVWVRNIQLGLFGLVFGLIGMLAYDGERVKQSGMFQGYNTITWTVVALQALGGLVIAAVIKYADNILKGFATSLSIILSTLISYFWLQDFDPTGVFFLGALLVIAATFLYGYEGKPSPNPSRA, via the exons ATGGCTTCATCCCGGCTGAAGTACCTGTCCCTGGGCGTGCTGGTCTTCCAGACCACCTCCCTGGTGCTCACCATGCGCTACTCCCGCACGCTGCAGGCCGACGGGCCGCGCTACCTGGCCTCCTCGGCGGTGGTGGTGGCCGAGGTCATGAAGATCCTGACCTGCGTGCTGCTGGTCTTCAAGGAGCACA GTTACAGTGTGCGCGCTCTGAACAGCGTCCTCCGCCAGGAAATAGCCCACAAACCCATAGAAACACTGAAGCTGGCGATTCCCTCGGGGATCTACACGCTGCAGAATAACCTGCTCTACGTAGCGCTGTCCAACTTGGATGCTGCCACCTACCAG GTGACGTACCAGCTGAAGATTTTGACCACGGCTCTGTTCTCAGTGTCCATGCTGGGCCGCAGGCTGGGCGTCTACCAGTGGCTCTCCCTGCTCATTCTCATGACTGGAGTGGCTCTAGTACAG TGGCCCTCTGAGTCTGCCACGGCCCCAGAGAAGGAGGCCCAGTCTGCCGGCTCCCAGTTTGTCGGTGTGACGGCGGTTCTGGTGGCCTGCTGCTCCAGTGGCTTTGCCGGGGTTTACTTTGAGAAGATCCTCAAGGAGAGCAAGCAGAGCGTCTGGGTCCGCAACATCCAGCTAG ggctGTTTGGCCTGGTGTTTGGCCTCATCGGGATGCTGGCGTACGATGGGGAGAGAGTGAAGCAGTCTGGGATGTTCCAGGGATACAACACGATCACCTGGACCGTCGTGGCGCTGCAG GCGCTGGGTGGTCTGGTCATAGCAGCGGTCATCAAGTATGCAGACAACATCCTCAAGGGCTTCGCCACATCGCTCTCCATCATCCTGTCAACTCTCATATCCTACTTCTGGCTCCAGGACTTTGACCCCACTGG CGTGTTCTTCCTGGGGGCCCTTTTGGTCATTGCGGCCACTTTCCTGTACGGCTATGAAGGCAAGCCCTCCCCCAACCCCAGCAGGGCGTAG